The Sceloporus undulatus isolate JIND9_A2432 ecotype Alabama chromosome 7, SceUnd_v1.1, whole genome shotgun sequence genome segment TCCCTGAACTGTTTCCCCCAGGAGAAGCAATTGTGTTGTTTGTCCATTAACACCCTGCTGGGGTCTGTGTTGCCACAAGCCAACGTCAAGGGCATTTAGGAAAGAAACTGGGTGCAAACATTTACTTGTGTTTGGAAGGAACCATTTTTGTGCtgtgtgaaataaaaataaagaaggagaAGACAGGGCAGGAGGGAAGTTATGTTCAGAGCCACCAAAACAGTCAACCACCCCCTGCGGCAGTTCCTTACAGgggcaaacagctcttacagtcaagaagttcctaCTACTAATAATATTCCAAATTTCAATGATTTTCCCCAAActgctttttccccccaaaaaccctGTTTTACAGCatggcttttaaatatatatatttatcaatCACCTAAGGATGTATCAGTTTGTGATGCCAATCCCAAGCACATGCTGCTTTGACTCTGTACTGTTTTAGGGGTCTGGGCCATAAAGTGGCCTAGCAAATGTTAAAAACCAAGCAACCGTGGACACCCATTTTTCCTTCAGAACTGGACAATTTGGGGAGAATCTTCAAACCTGGGTTATCTTCTGTTGGGAGGCCAAACTCTGAATGTTACTCTGATAGATGGAAGGAGACTCATGAAGAAGAGAAGCAGGAAAATGAGAGTAGTAGCAACTGAACCGTGACTCTTCACAAATTCTTCTGCCGGAGGACAGTGTAGAGCTGGCCAAGACAATTAGATTAAGCGAACCAAAGGCCAGCCATGAGGCGAGGGCCACCCAGTGCCATCCCgattttttttctgtctaaaAAGCAGTGTCTCATTTACATACTAATATCTGACCCCGATACATTCATTTCTCTAATTTTCCGAGTGGCGACAGATCCTCCTTCAGAAGGGATCACCAGTGGAGAAATGTATTAACGACgtttggaggaagaagaaggaagttgTGGAGTcaggaacgggggggggggggggggaagagagaaaggatttCAATTTGAACAAAGCTTATGAAAATCCAAGAGACTGCTTATCTTTTAAACATGATTACTAATTTATTAACGTTTCTTCCCCCTGTCTGCACCATCTCCTCATCCTTCTCCGTGGCCTTAATCTTTATGCTAATACACTTTGGTACGGGTGTCCCTCAGCTACATTTCCAACAGCTAATTAAAGGCTCCGAGATTTACAACTGTGGCCCAAATGGCAGCTGTCAAGTTCAAAGTCGCATGGAGGCCGGAGCTGCTGTCTGGAAGATGACAATTttttaagaacaaaacaaaaaatgttcgCTTTACAGGATGTTTTGTACCAGGAGAAGGTGGAGCAAAAGAGAGGGAAGATTTATGCTGCAGTTCTTAATCAGGTGGTTGCCACTTTCCTATGAAATGGGAACTATTCCACTTGGGGTTCATGGTAAACCAATTCACAGCATTCCTCCTTGTACAGCTcatcctcatgtttaggtggaaacacTGCTCTTGTAATCTGGATCCATGTTCTGCTCTCTGGAATTGCAAAAAATAAGCTGGTGCCATCTTCTCcacaacatcccttcagatatttaaagatagttatCACATAACCTCTtggttttctcttctccaagctaaacatccccagtcattcctcataaggcttcgtTTTCAGACCTTTGAtccttttggttgccctcctctggacagcttgtcaatatccttcttgaattgtgatgcgcAGAGCAGAGTGTTGGACCCTTTAGGCCAAAGAAGCCCAAGAAGATTCATGCATTCGATCCTTTTGACTTCCAGAAGGCTGTATCCTACTCAAATGCTGTGGGGTAGGAGTTACAAACTGCAAAAAAGGTATCCTAAATTGCAGACGTCGAGCCAGCCCACTTGCTAGCTGGTGCAGACTGCCCTGATAGCAAGTCTGGGGAAGTCCCCAGGTACTACGGTTTGTTAAGCTGCAAAATGCTGCCGCGTATCCGAAGCTAAGAACTAAAGAATAAATTATGCTTGAAATGTGAGAGGCAGGGAACTACATTAGCACCTTAGCACTATAAATGAAAAGGACAGGAGTCGTTCTGCAAAGGCGGAAAGCAGCTGtttgtttctcttgtttttcaGGGATCCAGCTGACTAGGAAACCAAGTGAAAATTTGGgttgctcttgttgtgtgccttcaagtaatttctgaattatggtgtcCCCAAGgtgttttgttggcaagatttgttccgagggattttgccattgccttcctctgaggctgagacagtgctaCTTAGAGGCCATGGGGGAAATGTTTTGAAGCCACTCTGGGCACTTTAGGCCTGGTGAAGCCTTTTTGCTAACAGAAAGTAGCTCAGAAATGGACATCCAGGTCACTTCTCCTCTGGGGGAAAAAATGGCATCTCCTAGGACTAAAATGACAAGGGGGCACACATGTGGCACAATTGTCACCCATACTCTCTGGGAgggatttgggggcaaaataaattcaaaaaattACAAGAATTGTGAGTCTTTGAGCAGGGCATAGGGCCACAAAAACTCtctggcaacacacacacactcccatccTCCGTTCGTAGGACAGTTCCATACGCTCCTCTCGAGCCTCGTAAAAGAGAAactgcagcaaaacaaaaaacgaCAAAAGTGGGTTACTAAAGCCGCTACACTTATTATTTGtcgggagggaagaaagaaggaactcTTTCCCAATTTTTCTCCAGGCTAATTAGCGCTAATAAAGCAGGACTCAAATATTTCCTTTTGGCACGACAGGGAAGCCGAATCATTAAGCGCTGCGGGGAGAGAGATGGGGATGATGTGGAGAGAAAAGGATCGTCAAAAGCCATTTGGAGCGCGCACCAGAGAAAGCCATGCACACGACTCCCAATTAAACACCAGGCAGACAGGCAAACGCTTGATGGCAATttctaaaattatatatatagacacacacatacatacacacacttacacaTGCAAAAATGtacacactttccccatcccaaTTTAAGTCTAAAAGCTTTGTTCAAAAAAATCATATCTCTTCCTCTGTGCAAACCCCACCACCAAAGAGAACTTTTAACAATTTCAAATAAACTGTCAGCAATTAAGTCTAGTGTTTGCAAGATTTTAATTTGACTGTTGCAACTACAGAGGTGTCAGCCCACCTACCCAGCTACCCATCCAGGCTCCCTCTCTGTTCACACACTCTGCTGCCACCAAGATCCTTACAAAAATGGTTTGCAAAAGCATTTGAGAAATATAATTTTGTTTGGGCGCACAGATCCAAGCCACGAGGGCCATGAATCATGGTCTTAATGACACGGAGGTTTGTGTGTTCACAACAATCCCCAATACATACATGTCATTTTGTGCTGTTGTTTCTACACACAGACGCTTTAGCCTCGTTGCTCAAATTGCTTCGAGAACACAGTGATGGGAAATGGAGGAGAAAGCTATGCACAACTGCAAAAGGAGAACAAGAACTgcgcttgggcaagtcacactctctctgcctcagaggaaggctatggcaaagctcctctgaataatatatcctgccaagaaaaccctaggagaaggTTGCCATCAGTTGGCCAGTGAgaaccaaggttcgaatccccgcttagccatggaaacccactggatgactttgggctaATCATACTctatcagtctcagaggatggtgagAAACCTCCCTGGAATAATGAACCCTAGAATATGGCTGCCATAAatcagtcaacttgaaggcacacggcaacaagAAAACAGGGTTTTGACATCTGagggatgcacacacacacacttttaattgTTTGGTTGATCCTTTTTCCTGTTCTGAAATGTGTTTTTCGGAAATAAATCACCAGCCAATTCCTGACAGGGAGTGTTTTAAGAGAGAACTGGGCCCATCAAAATGGAGAAAATGGGAAATAGGGGAGGTTTGGGGGTGGGAATCACTCCTTGTAAAAGATAAACATCACAAGGGAAAGATATCAGGCCTCCCTAaagggcagcaggagctttctcTGAGCTGTTAATTTTTCCAGACAGCAGGAAAGCTTTAGGACACTGCCTTTAAAAAGACTTAGTTTCATTGAGACacttcatttgttttaattgaGGGGATAATTAGCAGCAGATCAAACCCATCCCTGTTAAGCCAATCTTCACTTTCTCAACTCATTTCATCAACTTTGTCAGCAAAAAGCACAAAGTGCTGAACATTATTGGAGCAACGAAAAGAGCAACGAAACCGAGCAGAGAGGAGAACTGCAACAAAATTTTGCAGCGCACAGCAGTTCTGTTACGTTCCAACTACTCTATTTGGTTCCTGCGCCACTTTTTCTTCCCCAACTCCATTCCAACAATCAGTCAATCTTCTGGGACCACTGTGGGAAGTGGGCTCCTGGATTGGATAGTATCTTTGGTCGGTGatccatggaatcatagaagGGGTTTTATAGTCCAGTCCTCCACCAGCAAAGGAACTAGCAGTGCTCTTCTTATAAATATTAATCAGAGCTTTTGCATCACATGGCCAGCAGGgtctctgggagttgtagtccaatgaagTAACTTCTCCCAGCTCTGTTTTTAATtatgggaggggggaaataagTAACCAAGGACTTTTGGCTGTGTGGGTATGAGaaataatacagtacaaatgGTGAAACGTAAACGGCTTCCGCCTGCATCCTCTCCGTCTCAGCAATGGTCCAAGAAAGACCTCTGCATTTCTTTCTGGGAAATATGACCTTTTTGCTTTGGATGGCTTTGGGTTCTGCCCAAGAGAGCTTTTGTGCTGGGATAGATTGCTGggttggagagaaagagaaatggtggGTGGAGGGGAGCAGCGTTCTTTTGAAAGGCCATGTTTATTCTCTCCAAACAaggggatgatttttttttttaacatgcaatTTCCACACATTTCAGCCAGGATGAGATAAGCAATTCATCACCGGGTTCCATCATCGTGTGGCTTTCATACTGAATGGATATGCAAATCTGCTACTGCAGGATTTCAAGAGTTGGAGATGATGCCAGGGAATCGAAAATATGTAGAACAGAAAGTGCAAATTACTAAGGCCTCTTGGATCTAATATTAGAGAGAGctattaaaatgaaaacacagtgCCAAGGGAGGGGAGGCGGAAGAGAGGCTGCCggggaaaggagggaagcagGCTGGTCATTAAACCCTCCGCCGTTAGACCGACGCCAGAGAGCCAGAAGGGACGGCTCCCCATTGCAAAGTGGGGCCAAGCCGCCAGGACGGTCTCTCCTAGAAAAGACCCACTGACCACTGTTGGGGAGTTTATTCTCCCTTACCCATAATCCTAGAACCCAAAATGATAATCTGCTAAAGCTGAATAGGAGAGTCTTCAGGGCCGATAACAAAGGAAAGTGTTCTGGACGTGGCGAATAGTTAAACCGCGGgactcactgccacaagatgttgTGACAGCTGCCTACATGGACATCTTTGAAGAGGTGGGGGGACAGATACATTTATTTCTTCGATTACCCCACTTCTCTCCTGGTACAGAACCCAAGGTGTTTTTTACactattaaaacaaagtacagctataGTCTATTTGATACCAATGTTTTAAAGAccattagattaaaaaaaaaaactaaaagcacaacatttttaaaacacatgaaaACCTGGTTTATAAAAAAGGATGAAAGTGTAACACCCTGCGTAACACAAAAAATTAGGGGGAAAAGATACACTTGAGCAACTGACACAGGTTGTAGAAATGAGAATACTGACTGCTCCACCTTGTCTTTAGCCATTCGTGGCTTGTCAGTCTTCCTCCTCTATGCCACCTGAAAAGGGAACGTGAAATCGAAGTGATACTCACCCCATGTCatcctgcttctttttcttgtgGGGATCTACCAAGCGGAGGGTGTCCCGGATGACCGCAACCTTAACCTCTTCGTCAACGGGGCTGGGGACGTATTCAAAAACTCCTGGTGAAACCTGGAAATccatacaacccccccccaaaaaaaaagatattcTGGTAAGTGACAGAGCTTCAGCATGCATTACAATATGCATGCGTTCATTCCCTGTTCAAGAGCCAAAGAAGAAAGAGCTTAACCAACAGCTGGCTtctaatcttgcccttccctcccAAGCAGAAGGAGAGTCACAGAGGTTTACATTAAGACACCCGAGTGGAACCTCCCTGAACTGGAGCAATATATCTGTGTATcatggtggaggaggaacacTTAGGAAACTTCGTGTTATCAGTTAGATCTGTAGCGTTGTGCAGTGAGAGCCTTACCTCTTTCTCATGCTCGATTTTCATGCTGGGATTAGCATTGACCTCCAGCAGTATTGGcttcagattcctcatcaggagaATGTCAAACCCTAAAATCTTTAAAGAGAAGAGGCATCAACAGCTTCCTTTCCACTTCCACTTTCATATCAAACAAGCAAATCATCCCCAGCCTTTCTTAGTCTGAGGTGTGACAGACAGGGATGCAACACTTGCCCTATTTTGTTCTTaagcatgaaaataaaaaatatcagaAGTTTTCACTCTGCTGGGAAACATGAAAAGGGTTTTCTTGtgcttttttaattatattttcccaCATTCTATCCACAGTTTTTCACAATTGACAATTTATTTGCAAAACTATCACaatgtatttttgtgcaaaaaaggtTTTCACAAAACATACAACACTCTACACAATCCCATTAATATCTTGTACTATGTTAGGGCGCACAACTGGCTATTTTGGTGCTCCAAGGACCACACACAGCCCATGAGCCACACTTTGCACATCCCTGCTTCAGACCAAAGCatattattttgggaattgcagtcccacaacatctggaagatgacCTGATCTCTATCCCAGTCAATCCCAAAGAgaattctgttgttgttctggGCTTACCTGGAAACAAGATGGCCCCGGCTTCCCTGTGGGAATATCAGACTGGTAATACACCTTCAGCTCAGGGACCATGGCGATCACTGTCTTGATGACCAGTGAAATGATATCAGACCAGACCTTCCGGACATTGACACCGTTGGACGAGAGCCTGTCCAAGATGCTACAAAACGTCCTTTTGCTGCCTGTGTTGGCACTGTCTGAGTGGACAAAGTTCCCGCTGTGGATGTTGAGGGAGTAATTGGTCAAGTGCATGAACACCTGGTGGAGGTTCCTCAGGTGGGGCTCCTGGTAGGGCTCGGTACAGAAGCGGCAGAGTCCATCTTTGGCCACGTAAACTTCCAGAGGGTCTAAGGATTTCAGCAGGACATACAGACGGATGTCGAACTTGAGCTTGTCGATCAGGAAAGGCTTGGACATGTACTCCTGGACCACCGCAGGCCTCGTCTGGAGGTTGCCCGTCATCCGGACATCGCCAGGGTCTTTAATGAGGTATATCCCGTCCCCCTGACATCCACCATCGGGCTTCACGATAAAGGTGGGCCTCCACGAAGGATTGGTGTCTTTGATCATGTGAACCTAAAACAGGAAACCAGAAGGTGTATTTTCATCCATTGTATCTCACCTCCTCCTTAGGGGGAATCAGAGTGCCTTACTATATTTTCACAACAGCTAAAGAATTTAAGGTGAAAGAATGTCCACACTCAGTGAGGGATCTTCATTTCTAAGAAGAAATTATGTATGCACACCAGATGCTCAgtttattatcccctctgttgtaagccacccggattcccagtgattgggcggcatataaataaatcctattattattattattttctcgtgtatttaatttatatcctgttaCATTCATAGACATACAGTTGGTTTTCACCCCCAACCCTCAGTCTGCCCCATGGCCTTTTtgggaaaatggcaaaaatgatAGCCACAAGAGAAGAAATATCACTTACAGCAAACTGCAATGCACCACTGTGGCCTGGGAGCCATACAAATAGTTCTGGGTGCCACATATAGCCTAAGTGCCGCACGTTGCCCATCCCAACTTAAAAAtaaatctctttctctgtctgctTCCTTGAGCCCCAGTACAGCAGTTTAGCGTGTTTTGAGGTGGAAGGGAGGAAGAATAAGTAAACTTTTAGAAAAACCCAAAAAGTTCCCTTTCCCATCATCTCCCACTTTATGAAACTTTACGAGACGGAATTTCACATCCTCTTGATGTTCGTAGAAGTGGCGTGAAATGTGATGTTTGGTAACAAAACTGGCACTTTCCCCTTAAAGCACAGACGGAGGACCATCTGTGGGGCTGTTTTATCGCCCATCTGTTTTTCCCTCAAAAAACGACTCATCCGGGCTTCCATGGAAATGTCgctgggaaggggagaggagaggatctTGCTCATTTGGTGGAGGCAGAGTCTCTGGTGGCTAAAATACCTGGGGTGGGCAGGAGCCAAAATTGCCCTCCTTGGGAAGAACCAAGGGAAGAACTGTAAAAGTGAATAGTTGCAGTCATAAGCTGGCGTTGTGGTTGGGACTTACATCTTCATAACAAGCCTTACATGAGTGCAAAATTGAATTTAGTACTCTCGCAATGTTGACAACGTTCACTTAAGATCTGCCATGATGACATTACAACAAACAGGCATCCGTTCCACAATAGTGGAGTGACTGATGCTCCATGGTGCAATGCTCCATGGGCACCAATGCACATTGGCATATTTCCTGATGCACAACCAGACACAGGCTAGGAAGTAATGAAGCACAACAGCCGTGCTTGATGCACATCAGAAGTGTTCAATGTGCATTAGAAGACTCTGGCCAGTGCCCAGACCCACATCTCTACAATTGCCTAACGAGGTTTTGTTGTGTTTCTGCTACAAAGTTACAAATTCATAAAGTTATCAAATATAGActgtgatgcaggatctcagccattgttCCAAAAGTACTCTGttatcattgttttcttttgtattcTACTTTACTTTACCCAGAGTGCCTCAAAGGCAATTTAGATGGTCTAAAGTTcctttaaaacccagagcagagtcACCCCTCCACCAAACTGGAAGTCACAGTACTGCCACTGGCTTCAGGAAATTTGGGACCAtcccacacagagagaaaagaaaagggaaacagCTACAGACCTCAGCCAGAAAGATGGCGAACTCCTCCGGCAGGATCCAGGAGCGGGGGTAGAAGTTGTACTCCTCGGGGAAGAGCTCCTGCATTGTCCGCATGGCACGGCTCAGCGTGATCTTGCGCACCATTTCAGTCATGcctgaggaaagagaagaaggaaagtgtCAGCTAGGGCCAGGCCTGGAGGCAGCAACAGTTTTTACCGGACCAGAATAACGAATACTATAgagtcaaaacaaacaaaaggtcaACCCTAAAAGATGACGCAGCtgccaaatgttttttttaaaaagagcgtaatcgtttgaatgttggactatgactccaggagaccaggtttcaaatccctgctcagccatggaaacccatgagcggccctgggcaagtcacactctctcagtcccagaggaaggcaatggtcaacatcctctgaagaaatctcacCTAGAAAACCCTGGGAGAGGGTCATCAGAAGTCAAAGCCAGCTcaaaggcacaccaccaccacaacaacaagcGACAGGTTTGTTTGGGGAAGATCATGCTGAAGGGGGTCAGCCGTGCAACAATTAACCTCTCCATTCAATCACAGTTTTAATTTGCAGCACAGCATTCAATTACCTGGAAATTTGTTGACTAGGCCTGAATAGATGGCATTATCGTGAAATGACACGGCGTGCCAGTAGATGTCGCAGGGCAAACGTCGACCAAAAGGAAACTGGAAAGGGGCAAAAATACAAGAGTTAGACAACCGAAACTAGATCAGACACAAATTAGACATCTTTCCGCTTTTAAAAGGAGGGGTTGCTGTGTTTTGGGAGGGAAGAGAGCAGCCTGGTCAGGAAAAGAACTCTTTTAGAACTGTGgttctgtgtgtgttttcctgggaaagttacctttttgaacaACAATTGGCATAAGCCTCTTCCTTGCACAACCACTTTCCAGGGTAAGTAATTTAGGAGATGTGActcccaaaaataactttttaaaatactgtcgGGGGGGAAAGCCTCACTCAATGCAATGAGATTTATCAtcaaataaaaaggggggaaatcacactgtacatctccctctctcttttaaagTCCCTAGCTTGAGCCTATGCCTATTTACTTTGGAAAATGAACATCTCTTCCCCCAGTTTGCCCATTAAAACTACCTTTGTTCCAACTCCTCAGTTGACCACTGATGAAACCATGCCAAGTTCAAGGCTCTGACAGTGCAGTTTCCGCTTTCCAACCTGCTCTGCTCCAAATTATTTAACCCTCCTTGGGACAAAGAAAGCCATCTCCACCACTGCCTTGCTTCCAAATTAACTAGAAGACACTGAGAAGTGTACCCAGGAGGAAAGGAGGCCAGTCCTACAACACACAAAGTGCTTCAGGGCAAAAAGCAGCATGCAAGTCTCCAGACCTCTCCAAGGAAAGCATCTTTCAACATCCCCTTCTCCCACTGCTGAGAAACATTTCCACTGCTAGAGAAGCAGCATTTCCAAAGCAGAGATATCCTCTGCCTGCTGAGTGTTATTTTCTTTGCCAGCCAAGTTGTTTTCATTCTCACCATGGAAAGATTGTGTGAAAAAccaggatggagagagagagagagagagagagagagagagacaaaagggACAGCTTTCTAGCTTTTCCCTCAACTGGTTCCTTTATTTCCAAAGAGCACCCAACCCCTGGTTTTGTCGGCAGCCATTCTGGGAGCAGCGGCGGTGGGAATTCATTAAGAGGCTAATTGATCCAATGTTGTATTTCTCCCCTGATTAATGAAGGAGGGTGGCACCTACAACCGAGAGCGACTGCAAATGGGCCACCGGTGATTCATCTCATTATTGCTTCATtctgggagaggaaaggaagggggaaacaaAAACACCGGCTCTAGACATGTGTGACAAACATGCAACTGCTGAGAAAACAAAGAAGGGGTGTCATCTCTCCTGCCCATTTTTCACCCAATACACCTGGAAAACAAATGGAAAGATGAGTGCTGTtccctttttaaaacataaataaatcaatatgTCTATTCACTCCAAGGTTGCTtatcacactgcagaatgaatgcagtttgacaccactttaactactgtacaaatccca includes the following:
- the TTLL11 gene encoding tubulin polyglutamylase TTLL11 isoform X2, with amino-acid sequence METPPPAASSPRRRVPGGGASKPESPRRRLALRRRRKGEGAGEGPGPAQPPPGPPPRLGLFRRAPRPVTVDSSKARTSLEALKRSLRELRWKEFPFGRRLPCDIYWHAVSFHDNAIYSGLVNKFPGMTEMVRKITLSRAMRTMQELFPEEYNFYPRSWILPEEFAIFLAEVHMIKDTNPSWRPTFIVKPDGGCQGDGIYLIKDPGDVRMTGNLQTRPAVVQEYMSKPFLIDKLKFDIRLYVLLKSLDPLEVYVAKDGLCRFCTEPYQEPHLRNLHQVFMHLTNYSLNIHSGNFVHSDSANTGSKRTFCSILDRLSSNGVNVRKVWSDIISLVIKTVIAMVPELKVYYQSDIPTGKPGPSCFQILGFDILLMRNLKPILLEVNANPSMKIEHEKEVSPGVFEYVPSPVDEEVKVAVIRDTLRLVDPHKKKKQDDMGAELASPGEEEERGGGGEDDFLDEELIEKPELDSGQSPEEKVPALCLKQVFPKYAKQFDYLRLVERIAALFIRFLGVKGTTKLGPTAFRTFIRNSKISNSGFSMAAADILYIDITRRGSSFGMDQRDSGMGLQAFVEAVCFLAQRRYKSLSLHEQVELLVDFCEYNLAALDEKRQTCSRLLPERRTTLVTCHHDKLQLSPAVHATPPCHGTSAHKLVDYRGPQP
- the TTLL11 gene encoding tubulin polyglutamylase TTLL11 isoform X1, which translates into the protein METPPPAASSPRRRVPGGGASKPESPRRRLALRRRRKGEGAGEGPGPAQPPPGPPPRLGLFRRAPRPVTVDSSKARTSLEALKRSLRELRWKEFPFGRRLPCDIYWHAVSFHDNAIYSGLVNKFPGMTEMVRKITLSRAMRTMQELFPEEYNFYPRSWILPEEFAIFLAEVHMIKDTNPSWRPTFIVKPDGGCQGDGIYLIKDPGDVRMTGNLQTRPAVVQEYMSKPFLIDKLKFDIRLYVLLKSLDPLEVYVAKDGLCRFCTEPYQEPHLRNLHQVFMHLTNYSLNIHSGNFVHSDSANTGSKRTFCSILDRLSSNGVNVRKVWSDIISLVIKTVIAMVPELKVYYQSDIPTGKPGPSCFQILGFDILLMRNLKPILLEVNANPSMKIEHEKEVSPGVFEYVPSPVDEEVKVAVIRDTLRLVDPHKKKKQDDMGRAELASPGEEEERGGGGEDDFLDEELIEKPELDSGQSPEEKVPALCLKQVFPKYAKQFDYLRLVERIAALFIRFLGVKGTTKLGPTAFRTFIRNSKISNSGFSMAAADILYIDITRRGSSFGMDQRDSGMGLQAFVEAVCFLAQRRYKSLSLHEQVELLVDFCEYNLAALDEKRQTCSRLLPERRTTLVTCHHDKLQLSPAVHATPPCHGTSAHKLVDYRGPQP
- the TTLL11 gene encoding tubulin polyglutamylase TTLL11 isoform X3, which gives rise to MDMDAELNYFTEDIQKCREETDTENRREGGRRRAERKFPFGRRLPCDIYWHAVSFHDNAIYSGLVNKFPGMTEMVRKITLSRAMRTMQELFPEEYNFYPRSWILPEEFAIFLAEVHMIKDTNPSWRPTFIVKPDGGCQGDGIYLIKDPGDVRMTGNLQTRPAVVQEYMSKPFLIDKLKFDIRLYVLLKSLDPLEVYVAKDGLCRFCTEPYQEPHLRNLHQVFMHLTNYSLNIHSGNFVHSDSANTGSKRTFCSILDRLSSNGVNVRKVWSDIISLVIKTVIAMVPELKVYYQSDIPTGKPGPSCFQILGFDILLMRNLKPILLEVNANPSMKIEHEKEVSPGVFEYVPSPVDEEVKVAVIRDTLRLVDPHKKKKQDDMGRAELASPGEEEERGGGGEDDFLDEELIEKPELDSGQSPEEKVPALCLKQVFPKYAKQFDYLRLVERIAALFIRFLGVKGTTKLGPTAFRTFIRNSKISNSGFSMAAADILYIDITRRGSSFGMDQRDSGMGLQAFVEAVCFLAQRRYKSLSLHEQVELLVDFCEYNLAALDEKRQTCSRLLPERRTTLVTCHHDKLQLSPAVHATPPCHGTSAHKLVDYRGPQP
- the TTLL11 gene encoding tubulin polyglutamylase TTLL11 isoform X4; the encoded protein is MTEMVRKITLSRAMRTMQELFPEEYNFYPRSWILPEEFAIFLAEVHMIKDTNPSWRPTFIVKPDGGCQGDGIYLIKDPGDVRMTGNLQTRPAVVQEYMSKPFLIDKLKFDIRLYVLLKSLDPLEVYVAKDGLCRFCTEPYQEPHLRNLHQVFMHLTNYSLNIHSGNFVHSDSANTGSKRTFCSILDRLSSNGVNVRKVWSDIISLVIKTVIAMVPELKVYYQSDIPTGKPGPSCFQILGFDILLMRNLKPILLEVNANPSMKIEHEKEVSPGVFEYVPSPVDEEVKVAVIRDTLRLVDPHKKKKQDDMGRAELASPGEEEERGGGGEDDFLDEELIEKPELDSGQSPEEKVPALCLKQVFPKYAKQFDYLRLVERIAALFIRFLGVKGTTKLGPTAFRTFIRNSKISNSGFSMAAADILYIDITRRGSSFGMDQRDSGMGLQAFVEAVCFLAQRRYKSLSLHEQVELLVDFCEYNLAALDEKRQTCSRLLPERRTTLVTCHHDKLQLSPAVHATPPCHGTSAHKLVDYRGPQP